One Euphorbia lathyris chromosome 1, ddEupLath1.1, whole genome shotgun sequence DNA segment encodes these proteins:
- the LOC136207225 gene encoding probable isoprenylcysteine alpha-carbonyl methylesterase ICMEL2: MTSSLPANHALPDLCDSFPPMSPSPSLHGEDMMTDSLLLSGSPRYKKGSVTFENQPRRRAPSGGKPTLLQRQQSFGRDIGHAASETFLLTRLTITLLRYLGVGYRWITRLAGLGLYAALLMPGFLQVGYYYFFSSQVRRSIIYGDQPRNRLDLYLPGNKDGKKPVVAFVTGGAWIIGYKAWGSLLGKQLAERDIIVACIDYRNFPQGTISDMVTDASQGISFICNHISEYGGDPNRIYLMGQSAGAHISACVLVEQAIKEAKGAENISWSVSQIKAYFGLSGGYNLFNLVDHFNNRGLYRSLFLSIMEGEESLKQFSPEVRIEDPGCTNAAPLLPPITLFHGTEDYSIPSASSQAFVEALRRSEVPAELILFEGKTHTDLFLQDPLRGGEDEMFDHLVAVIHAGDNEALAKDANAPPRRRLVPEVLLRLAGCISPF; the protein is encoded by the exons ATGACGTCATCACTTCCGGCGAATCATGCCTTACCAGATCTCTGCGATTCATTTCCGCCGATGTCACCATCTCCCTCACTTCATGGTGAGGATATGATGACTGATAGTTTGCTCCTCTCTGGTTCTCCAAGATACAAAAAGGGCAGTGTTACTTTCGAAAACCAACCGCGTCGCCGTGCTCCTTCCGGTGGGAAGCCGACTCTGCTTCAGAGACAACAGTCCTTTGGCCGAGATATAGGTCACGCTGCCAGCGAAACTTTCTTGCTCACTCGGCTCACTATCACGCTTCTCCGATATCTCGg gGTAGGTTACCGGTGGATCACTAGGCTAGCTGGCCTTGGGCTTTATGCTGCTTTACTTATGCCTGGATTCCTTCAAG TTGGctattattatttcttttcaagCCAGGTGCGGCGTAGTATTATTTATGGAGATCAGCCCAGAAACAG GTTGGATCTATATTTACCAGGAAATAAAGATGGAAAAAAGCCAGTTGTAGCATTTGTAACTGGTGGTGCCTGGATTATTGG GTATAAAGCGTGGGGATCTCTTCTAGGAAAACAGCTGGCTGAAAGAGATATCATAGTTGCATGTATTGATTACAG AAATTTTCCCCAGGGAACCATTAGTGATATGGTAACAGATGCTTCTCAGGGGATCTCATTTATCTGCAACCACATCTCGGAATATGGAGGTGATCCTAACAG GATTTACCTGATGGGACAATCAGCTGGTGCACATATTTCTGCTTGTGTTCTAGTGGAGCAAGCAATCAAAGAAGCCAAGGGCGCTGAGAATATCTCCTGGAGTGTCTCACAGATAAAAGCTTATTTTGGTTTATCCGGAGG GTACAATTTGTTTAACTTGGTTGATCACTTCAATAACCGTGGCCTCTATCGCTCCCTTTTCTTAAG CATAATGGAAGGTGAGGAGTCCTTGAAACAATTTTCTCCTGAAGTTAGAATAGAGGATCCAGGCTGTACAAATGCTGCTCCTCTGCTGCCTCCGATCACTCTTTTTCATGGAACTGAAGATTATTCCATACCTTCAGCTTCAAG TCAAGCTTTTGTAGAAGCACTTCGAAGGTCAGAAGTTCCGGCTGAGCTAATTTTGTTCGAGGGAAAAACTCATACGGATTTGTTTCTGCAG GATCCATTAAGAGGCGGGGAAGACGAAATGTTTGACCATTTGGTTGCAGTAATACACGCGGGTGATAATGAAGCACTTGCAAAAGATGCTAATGCACCTCCTAGAAGACGCCTTGTTCCTGAGGTGTTACTAAGATTGGCTGGTTGTATCAGCCCTTTTTAG